In Mycobacterium sp. Aquia_213, the sequence AGACCACGGTCAAACGATAACGGCGGGCGCGCCCGAACTTCTCGCACAACTGACCATGTTCTTCGGTGCGCGATACGCCGATGTCGAGGCCACCGGATGGGCCGCCTGAGCTGACCCCCTAGGGCTGGCCGGGTTTGAGTTTCACGAACAACGCATCGGCTTCGGCCAGCAGCGTGTCGCCGTCGGTCAACCTGCCCGACACAAAGATTTTGCGGCCGTCGGCCTGGTCGATGCCGGCGTCGAACTGCAGCTCTTTTTCGATCGGCACGATATTGCGGTAGTTGATCTTCAGGTAAGCGGTGCGCTGACGGGGGCTGCCGGTGAGCACCGACGCGGTCAGGCCGAGCACGGTGTCGAACAGCATGCCCAGCGACCCGCCGTGCACGGCGCCGTTGCGGCCCAGGTGAAACCGCCCGAAGCGGGCCGTGCCCTCGATACGCCCGTCCTCGGTCTTGCGGGACGACAACGGCACGGTGAGGATATTGCCGCGCACCGGCAGGTCCATCCGCCGGCCCGACGGCGACGCCCATTCGTCGGCGTCGTACGGGCTCAGCAGCGCGGACAGCTTCTCCAGTGTGTCCGCGGCCTCGCTGATGACCTCGTCGGGCGCGTCGACGGCACGCGCGTGGTCTTGCAACTTGCGCACGGCGTCGATGAACCGGCCGTAGTCGGGCCCGCCCTGAGTCGTCGGTACGGGTGGATTGAATCCCCCGCCGGGGTGTTTCTGATGCTCGACGGCCACCAGAACACCGTATTGGGTGCCCTGCTACTGCGCTCCGGCAGCCGCCAGGGTCTCGAACTCGTCGTCGCTGAGCGTGATCTCGGCGGCGGCCACGTTCTCCTCCAGGTGCGCCACCTTCGACGTGCCCGGAATCGGCAACATCACCGGCGAGCGCTTCAGCAGCCAGGCCAGGGCCAGCTGCGACGGTGACGCGTGGTGGTCGTCGGCGATCCGTTTCAGCGGGCCGTCGGCAGCGGCCAGCGGCCCGGCCGCCAGCGGGAAGTACGGGATGAAGCCGACACCCTGTTCGGTCGCGGCGTCGAGTAGCGGTTCGGCCCGGCGGACCGTCAGGTTGTACATGTTCTGCACCGACACGATCTGGGTGATCGTCTGCGCCTCGTTCAGCTGATCGACGTTGACCTCGGACAGCCCGATGTGGCGGATCTTGCCCTCGTCCTTCAGCTTGGCCAGCTCGCCCACCTGGTCGGCCAGCGGCCACTTGGGGTCCACCCGGTGCAGCTGCAACAGGTCGATGGTCTCCACACCCAGGCGGCGCAGGCTCATCTCAACTTCCTGCCGCAGGTAGGCCGGGAAACCCATCTCGATCCAGACATCCGGGCCCGTCCGCAAAAAGCCGGCCTTGGTCGCGATCACCAGGTCGTCGTAGGGATACAGCGCCTCGCGGATGATCTCCTCGGAGATGTAGGGGCCGTAGGAGTCCGCGGTGTCGAAGAGGTCCACGCCCAGCTCGACGGCGCGGCGCAACACCCGGATGCATTCGTCGCGATCGGCGGGTGGGCCCCAGACGCCCTTACCGACGATGCGCATCGCCCCGAACCCGAGGC encodes:
- a CDS encoding PaaI family thioesterase; this encodes MVAVEHQKHPGGGFNPPVPTTQGGPDYGRFIDAVRKLQDHARAVDAPDEVISEAADTLEKLSALLSPYDADEWASPSGRRMDLPVRGNILTVPLSSRKTEDGRIEGTARFGRFHLGRNGAVHGGSLGMLFDTVLGLTASVLTGSPRQRTAYLKINYRNIVPIEKELQFDAGIDQADGRKIFVSGRLTDGDTLLAEADALFVKLKPGQP
- a CDS encoding aldo/keto reductase is translated as MRLERTVGCVTAQNSKTVAEASGTFTFGGDLTVNRLGFGAMRIVGKGVWGPPADRDECIRVLRRAVELGVDLFDTADSYGPYISEEIIREALYPYDDLVIATKAGFLRTGPDVWIEMGFPAYLRQEVEMSLRRLGVETIDLLQLHRVDPKWPLADQVGELAKLKDEGKIRHIGLSEVNVDQLNEAQTITQIVSVQNMYNLTVRRAEPLLDAATEQGVGFIPYFPLAAGPLAAADGPLKRIADDHHASPSQLALAWLLKRSPVMLPIPGTSKVAHLEENVAAAEITLSDDEFETLAAAGAQ